In the genome of Paenibacillus sp. GP183, the window TTGACCCAGTACACATGGTCGATTTGTTAGATTGTGAGCATCTGATGCCAGGAAATGAGCCAAGTGATTCTTGCATAAATTCATAGAAAATGCTTGAATGGTTTTTCCAAACCCACCCAGGATAGAGTGAGCGGTCACCTGTGATAATCCCCCTTTTTCAATTAGTTCAAGAAGCCTGGAAGGGTTCTCCTTAATCTCTTGATTCCTCTCCGGATGTGCAATAATGGGCGTGATCTTCTGAATGCCCAATTCATGAAATAGTTCATCCGTGTAGTTAGGGATATGACTGGATGGAAATTCGACCAACATGTACTTGGACCTGTTCAAAGTTACAATTCTGCTATGATCCAAATCCTCTAATAGATCTCGATATAACCGAATCTCTTGTCCAATGTACACAGTAAGCGGAATACCTTGCAGTTGTAATTCCTCATTCAAAGTATGTACGGATTGCTCTACTCTCGAGGTTTCATTCAAGTACGTTCCATTCGCATGGTGAGGGGTTGCGATGATCTTATGTATACCCTGTTTTACGGCTTCTCTTGCCATTTCCAATGACTCGCTCAAGCTAGTAGATCCATCGTCAAGATCTGGTAAAATATGACTATGAATATCAATCATTGGCTAACTCCTAAATAATGTAAATTCCATACAACAAAAAGCTTTTTCAAAGGACAACAGCAGACAACAAATGACTTCTTACGACTAAGTGTACCATAATTAACCTCCTTTTGCCTACAAAATTTCCATATTGTCCTATTAGTGCTAAATGCCTATTTAATCCAAATACTTAACGAAACAAAAAAACGCAAAAAAGAATTAAAAAAGTCCAGACGATCTGTTCGGTCAAACTAATTTTTATGCAATTAAACCGAACAACATGAGTTGAACGACAAAAAGGGGCGACGAATGATTACATTCGACTTGCCCCTTTTTGATCACATGTATCGTTTCAATTCCTGTTATCGTTTGTTCTGCAGTTCGAAATGATTTAAACCCAAGCATCGGATTCGTTCGTTTCTTAATGAATCGATGGTCCTGTTCTATGATGTTATTGAGATACTTGTCTGTCTGATCAGCGTTTCCTGAGGTAGTTTATCATTCTTCTTCAGATTGTCGATTGCAACTGGGTAGGCCGGGTTCTTATCTACGGTAATCACTCTTGGAATTTGAACATGATCTAAGGCTAGAGCTTTCCGAAAAAACCGTTGTGCGACTTTCCTATCCCGCTTCTCACTTAACATAAAATCAATGGTTTTACCTTTTGAATCCACAGCATGATAAAGATAAGTCCATGACCTTTTACTTTGATATAGGTTTCGTCACAACGCCATGAGTCATTCAAATGTTTGAGAAGGGGTCGAACTCTGTTGGCTATTTCAGGGGCATATTGATGTACCCATCTCATGATCGTTGTATGAGAATTCGAAATGCCACGTTCAGACATCATTTCTACCAAATCCCGATAACTTAAACGATATTGAAGATACCATCTTACCGTTAGTAAAATAATTTCCGCATTAAAATGTTTCCATTTGAATAAATTTGACGCTGAATTCATCTATATGTTTCCTTTACATCCACATGGGTTTTATCTCTGTTACCACACGATTTCATTTTTGCACCAGAACCATTTAACATCACTTTTTTTAGTGATCAACCAATGTTATTGTGTAAACGAAAAAATCACCCCTGAGAGTTTATCCCTTGATCGGTCCATAATGAGTATCCGGACGCGGCTCAGTAAATTGAAAAAGCCTCCCGAAGGAGGCACCAGAACCGTCTAAGGCAGGGCCAGCTTACCCATGACAGTGGGACGCGAAGCTCCGGTAGCCGAAGGAAGATTGTTCGGCACGCCATGCAGCCAATCGTTCCCCAGCAATGCAAATAGAATCGCTTCTTTGGCATCGCACGAAATGCCGATTTCATCCGAAGTGAGGATGGATTGCATCGGAAGAAGTCCCCTGAGCATCCCAATCAGTGTCCGGTTATGAGCCCCTCCTCCGCTTATAATAACTTCCGACACATTGCAATGCGGGAAAACAAAATCTTGATAGGCGCGCGCGATGGAATGCGCTGTAAATGCAGTCGCCGTGGCGACAATATCCTCGGGCGACAGACCTTGACGCAGGGCGGCTGCGAGCCATGAGGAAGCGTACGCTTTACCGAACAATTCTCGCCCTGTCGTTTTGGGCGGATGCTGCTTGAAATACGGACGAGCCAGCATATCGGTAAGCAAGTCCTTATGAACTTGTCCACGCGCCGCAAAAGCTCCATCCTCATCGTAAGCAAGGCTGCTGCCGGTCAGTTCATAGACCACTTGGTCGATGACCATGTTCCCCGGTCCCGTATCAAAAGCGATGAGCCCACTAATCTCGCCCGACGCCGAAGCTTGGCCTGTGGCAGGAATAGCAGTGCAATTGCCGATACCGCCTATATTTTGCAAGATACGCCCTTTGTCCGGATGTCTAAACAAGATGAAGTCCCCATAAGGTGCGAGCGGTGCGCCTTGCCCGCCAACCGCCATGTCGGCGGTGCGGAAGTCGCCGACAACCGGTATCCCCGTTCGTTTGGCGATGACGGACAAATCGCCGATCTGCAAAGTCGATTTGGGCAGAAACGGATCCGCCGCATCCGCTTCGGGAATGTGCCACACCGTCTGGCCATGAGAGCTGATGAGATCGATTTGCTCAATCGGCATCTTCGCGTCCGCGGCTGTCTGCGCCACTGCGGCTGCCATGCGCTCGGCAATGACGAAATTCATGCCGCACAAGCGCGCTACGTCCGATTGATCGATCGAGCACAATTGTTTGAGCTTCTCGCGTATTTCCGCTTCATAGGGTAAGCTGCAGAAATGGAGCAGCTCGACCTGCGCATCGATGCCGCAACCATCAATGCGGACAAGTGCGACATCGATGCCGTCAAGCGAGGTACCTGACATAATGCCTGCAACGGTAACCGAGGTGCGTTCCAGCAGCTTTCGAAGCATCACTTGTGACTCTCCCATTTCCAGTCTGCCTGATAGTGCGGGTAGAGCGAGACTGGCAGCCGTCCTTGAGGCGTCAGCTGACCGAGCAGATAGCGGGCTGTGCTCTGCAGTGCAAGGGGGCGGCTTTCGTATGCGGCGATGAAGGTGGATACGTCCGGCATCTCCAGCAAATCGTACGGCACGCGCAGTGCGACTACGACCAGCGGCTTGCCGAGTGCTTTCAGGGCATGCACCAGCTCGACCTGCGCCGGATGGAATCGTGCGTTATACGTTCCGATGACGATCTGCTCCGCCTGCTGCGCGTCTTCGAGCACTGCTTTCGATCGCTCGCCGACTTCCCGCAACGGGATCACGCAGTCGATCACGTCAAGACCGTGGTCGGCCAGCGCAGCCCCTAGGCTAGCGGGACCTGCGTACGCTTCGTCGACGTCCGACGACACAGCAGCAGCCACGGTGACCGCGAGCGTTTTTTCGCGCCGCAGCGGGAGCAGCTTCTGCTCGTCTTTGACGAGCGTGATGCTCGCCTCGCTGAGGCGCTGCGCGACCGCGCAGTGCGCCGCAGTCCCAACCACGGGCACGGTTGCTGCGTCAGGCTGCGGAGTGAGCACGCCGCGCAGATGTTTCAGTGCGAACAAGCGGGCGACGGAAGCGTCGATACGCGCTTCGGTCAGGCGACCCTCGCGAACGGCGCGCTCGATCGCCGCGATCGCGGCGACCTGGAGGTCGCGGCTATGGCTGATCAGAATGAGATCAGCCCCGGCTTCGACCGCCATTACGGCTGCTGCCACCGTGCCGAAATGCTCGGAGATGGCATTCATCTCCATGCAATCGGTCATGATCACGCCCTCGAAGCCCAGTTCCTCGCGCAACAGCCCGGTTAAGACAGTCTTAGAGAGCGTGACAGGCAGCTTGTCCGGTTCCAAAGCAGGAAAATAAATATGCGACGACATGATCGCATCGACGCCGCTTTCAATCGCTTTGACAAAAGGCACTAGCTCCACGGAGCGAATCCGTTCAAGGCTGTGAGCAACCGTTGGCAAATCCAAGTGCGAGTCGACATTCGTATCGCCATGTCCCGGGAAATGCTTCGCGGTCGCAACCACATTTGCAGCCTGGAAGCCTTTCACGGACTGATATCCGAATTCAGCGACAAGCTCAGGCGATTCGCCGAACGAGCGGACGCCGATGACCGGATTATCCGAGTTGTTGTTCACATCCAGAACCGGGGCGAAATTTATATTTATCCCTAGCGCCCTAAGCTCCTTTCCGGAGATGAAAGCAGCCTCGTAGACAGCGTCCAGTGCCGCACTCCCCCCCGCTGCCAGAGCCATTTGCCCCGGCATCAGGGCAACCCCCTCCGTTATGCGGGCAACCATGCCTCCCTCTTGATCGATCGAAATCCAAAGCGGTACATGATTGGAACGCTCCGCGATTTGCTGGAGCTGATTGGATAACCTAGCCACCTGCAGCGGATGGACCACATTGCGCGCAAAATAAATAACTCCGCCAATCTGATGCTCCTCGATTAGCTCTTCCAACTCATGGGTAGCTTCCGTACCATAAAAGCCGCAAAGGAGCATCTGCCCGATTTTCTCTCTCAACGTCATCGTTTGAATATCTTTCATTGTTTATCTCTCCTCCCGCGGCATACGATTCAATGCCATAAGTGCCGCGCCGCTTGCAGCATCGCTCTTCGCCGTGATACAGTTCATTCCGGGATATTCCTTTTTTAACATGTCTGCAAACGCGTTCCGCACAAAAGGGTTCTTGAGCAATACACTTCCAGCCATCGCAAGGCTTCCTTCCTGTAGGGACAGCTTTTCCACTACTGGAACCACCAGTTCGAACAGAGAGTGGGTGCTTTTATTCGCGATGGCCAGAGCCGTCTCATCGCCAAGTGCGCTGGCGTCGGACAAAATAGGCGCCAGAGCGGCAATATCTTTTTTATTGGTGCGCTTGTCGTATACAAAGCCGATGATCTGCTGAATCGACTCCATTTGGAGCTGCTCAAACACCATTCTTTCGATTGCGGTTTCAGGCAATCGGCCATCGTGCGCACGCACCACGGCAGCGAGCAGATCCCGGCCGATACTGTACCCGCTGCCCTCATCGTCAATGAGATGGCCATAACCGCCGGTCCGATGAGATACGCCGGCTTTGTTTTTGCCATAACAGATGGACCCGGTACCCGCAATGACAATCATCCCGTATTCGCTGTCATGCGCGCCGCAAAGCGCCGTTTCTTGATCGCCGGTAATCAATAATTCCCCTTGATATCCGCACGCTCTTATAGTGGATTCCAACCGTGTAACGACCGTTGGATTGCTTACCCCTGCCGCGCCTATGCAGACTTGCGCACAATGCGTAAGTCCCCCGCACACCTTGGCAATCGTATCAAAAATGTCCTGCAGACTAGAGCGCACACTCGCCTCGTCCTGCCCATTATAGTTAATCGCGCCTGATGCAAATGTATGGACGGTGCTGCCTAGCTCATCAATCACCTTCACCGCGGTCTTGGTGCCGCCGCCGTCCAATCCTGCTGCGTATCTCATCAAACAGTCCTCTCCTTAGTACAGATGATACTGCTGCTTTATGCGGGTAAACGCCCGGCTTTCCTCCCGAAATTGCTCCAGCATAGCCAGGACATCCAGATGGTCGTCACGGTACACCGTGTCCCCGCATAATAAATCAATGAAAGGTCTAGAGCCCTCTTTAAAAGGCGGCAGAAAAGCAAATTGCTCATAATTCCGCCTAATGGCATACATCAAAGTGATCCCTGTTTCCAAAGGCCTAATCGCGCGGCTATCCAGCACATGAAGCTGTACGCCTCCGCATTGTTCTCCTTGATATTTGGAGAAGGTAGGCTTGAAATAGACAGGCCGGAACACGACGCCGGGCAGCTTCTTGCCGTTCATTTCGTCCGCGAGCTTCTCGGCTTGAATAAATGGCGCTCCTACCATTTCAAACGGAACGGTCGTTCCTCTTCCTTCCGAAATGTTGGTCCCTTCAAACAAACAGGTGCCGGGATAAAGCAATGCCGTGTCAAACCGGGGAATCCCCAAGGATGGCATGACCCATGCGCGTCCGGTATCAGGAAAAAGCATCCTCCGCTCCCACCCGTCCGAGCGTACTACATGCAGCTTGCAGTTCCAATTCATCTGTTCGTTCGCCATAACGGCTAACTCACCGATAGTCAGACCGTAGCGCACGCAAAGCGGGTAATTGCCGACAAAAGACTGAAAGCCGCTTTTCAGAATATTGCCTTCTACCGTTATCCCATCCAGCGGGTTAATCCGGTCAAGCACCACAAATTCCTTTCCTGCCTTCGCACAGTCCTCCAAAGCATATAGCATTGTATAAATAAATGTATAATAACGTACTCCCACATCCTGAATATCATAAACGACCATATCGACCTCATCCAGCATTTCCTGACTCAAGCGCTTGGAATCTTTACGATACAGGCTATATACAGGTACATTCGTCATAGGATCGAGATAAGTGTCCACCAGAGCCCCGGCAGCTTGATCTCCTCTTACGCCATGCTCCGCCGAAAACATGGCTGCCAGATGGAAACGCTCATGGAGAATTTGGATCGTAGATACAAAATCGCTGTTCAATCCGCTTGGAGCCGTAATCAGCCCCAATCGTTTTCCTTTAAACAAATCATAATGCCGATCAATACAATCAATACCGTTTCGGATCATAGACGCCTCCTGAATGCGTGTGATTCTATAATGATTTTAAAATGACTGTAACATTTGTCTTGTTACAGTCATTCGCATGTTTATAATTCAGTTTTAAGAAGGCGCATCGTTTCTTCCGGAACCATAAACGTTTGCGCATATTCTTTGCGGGCTTCAATTCCGCGAACTCTGACCAAATGCTTATAGTACTCCAGATAAGGGAAAGATTTGCTGCCCGTGACGAACCAATGCAAGGACACGGCATTCACCCATAATTCATAGGCTTCTTTGGAGAAGTCTACGTAAACGTACGGCCTGTAGTCGACCGCATCCTCCCAGTTCTCGGCATAATACAATTTCGAAGCAAAATGGGAAGGAAGCTCCCGCTTAATCGCTCCCAAGCCGGCATAAAAACGCGCATCGTTCACAATGCGGTGAGTCGTCATATGATCCTTATGCATGCTATTTTTAAAATGCGTAATGATCACATTCGGGCGCGCTTCGCGAATGACATCGCATACTTTGAAGCGAATTTCATCGTCATCCGGCAGCTCTCCATCCGGAATGTCAAAGACGATGGCTTCGCCGCCCAGCATTTCGGCAAAACCTTTAGCCTCATTCACTTTCTGCTCGCGGTATTCCATGACATCTCTTCCTGCGGGAACGCCTCGTTCTCCTGCTGTCAGCGCTAATGTCACAATTCGGTCTCCCTTGATAGCGTGGCTAGCCAGGACTCCGCCTGCCGTCAGCTCCATATCTCCTACATGACCGCCAATAGCCAGAATAGTTAGCTTTTGTTCACTCATGATGAAAACTCCCTTCTCATGACAGAAAAATATTTGATAGTTTTAAACCCGGCTTTCTCGTAAATGCGGATGGCAGGATTCGAGACTCCAGTATAAAGCGACATATATTCGGTCCCGATCGCCTCAAATGCCTCACAGAGCTTGAAGAAAAGGATGCTGCCTAAACCATGCCCTTCATGATCGGGATGCACGCCTATGCCGGTGAAATAACCCCGGCCGTTCTCTTGGCGAATGACAGGTCCGGCAAAACCGACGGCCTTGCCTTGATGCGCCGCAATGACCACAGGCACACCGTCTGCCGTGCATTCGGCAATCTCTTTCTGCCACAACAGATTATTCAATCCGCTCAGCATGTCATCCACGCCGTAGTGTTTGCCCGGGTCGAACAATTCCACCTTGTAGCCATCGGCAACTGCCTTTTCTTCCTTAGCCCGGTTATCATCCGGAATGGCGAAGCCGGCCAAATTCAAATACATGCCGCTTTCTTGCACGCGTTCCTTATAGCCCTGGCTGAGCAGGAAGGCATAGACCGGACTGTCCACCGGCAAACCCGGTGCGTTATTGTGTTCATGGTTAGGGGTATCCGGTATATACCAAGGCAGCTTTATCGGATTGAAGAACAGAATGTCTGCCTGCTTCTTGCCTTTCTGTTGAAAACGATGCTCCAAGACATCTAGCAGCATGCGATAGTTTTCATCAGTTCTCCAGTCACTAGATAGAACGATGCACGTGATATATCCTGCTAGATCTCCTAGAGGCAGATCATCCCCTGTACAGCCGCAGGCAAATCCAATGACCTGATCCCGCTCCAGCAAGACGAATGTATTTTCCTTGTCGAAGTAAGGATTGGATAGAAAGATAGCTTCGAAGCTTTGTGCCGACAACTCTTTATAGCTTTCCTTTACAGCTTCCTCGTTCCATAACGCAATGACTTGATTGACATACTGATTCCCCCAAGTCGCGATGTTCATCGTACCTTACCTCCGTCTGAAAGCATGCTCCGTTTGCAGATCCGTTCAACCCTTGACCGCCCCTACCGTTACGCCCTCCAGGAAGTACTTTTGCAAGCTGAAGAACAGAATAAACATAGGCAATGCAGAGATTGTAGCGCCTGCCATCATTGGTGAGATAAAGGTCGTATTAGCAAATCGGAAGTTTTTCAATCCGACCTGGATCGTTTCCATATCCATCGTATTGGTCACGAGCAGCGGCCAGAAGAAGGTGTTCCAGCTGTCCATGAAAGTCAGAATCGCCATAACGGCTAAAACCGTCTTGGATAAAGGCAGAATGATCCTCCAGTAAATCTGGAATTGATTTGCGCCTTCGATTTTGGAACTCTCCAGGATCTCGGTCGGAATGCTGCTCATAAACTGCTTCGCGAGAAAAATGTTATATACCGTCACAATGCTTGGTATGATCAGTGCACTATACGTGTTTTGTAGATTAAACACTCTGACAATCAAGATATACAAAGGCACTTGTGTTACCTGATACGGAATCATCATGGAGCCCAGCAGCACAGCAAACAGCATGCCTCTTCCCTTGAACCGGAGTTTCGAGAATGCGTAGCCGGCCATACTGGCAAAAAGCACATTCGAGATCATGACCGTACTTGCCACAATTAGCGAGTTTAGGATCCACCGATAAGAATATTTGCTGAAATCAAAGAAAAATTTGAAGGAAGCGAGTGTAATCTTGCTTGGAAAGATGGAGTAGCTGACCGCTCCAGACTCAACCGGAGCTCCCAAAGAAGAAGCGATCATAAAATAAATCGGAAAAATCGTCGCCAGAGCAAAAAGGAGAAGGACGATAAAAATGATCGTATTTCTAAGATGTTTCACTGCCGGTTTTCCTGTGTGATTGCTATACAACGCCATATGATATCCCCCTCCCTTAAAACTCGACGTCTTTCCCTGCGTATTTGAACTGGATCACCGAGATGACGGCAATAATGACGGCTAATAGCAAGGATTGTGCCGCAGCTTTGCCGAAATCGAATAGGGTGAACGCATTATTGAAGATCAAGAGGCCAACCATCGTCGTTCCATTGTCAGGTCCCCCGCCTGTCATCAGATAAG includes:
- a CDS encoding PIG-L family deacetylase — its product is MSEQKLTILAIGGHVGDMELTAGGVLASHAIKGDRIVTLALTAGERGVPAGRDVMEYREQKVNEAKGFAEMLGGEAIVFDIPDGELPDDDEIRFKVCDVIREARPNVIITHFKNSMHKDHMTTHRIVNDARFYAGLGAIKRELPSHFASKLYYAENWEDAVDYRPYVYVDFSKEAYELWVNAVSLHWFVTGSKSFPYLEYYKHLVRVRGIEARKEYAQTFMVPEETMRLLKTEL
- a CDS encoding CpsB/CapC family capsule biosynthesis tyrosine phosphatase, which produces MIDIHSHILPDLDDGSTSLSESLEMAREAVKQGIHKIIATPHHANGTYLNETSRVEQSVHTLNEELQLQGIPLTVYIGQEIRLYRDLLEDLDHSRIVTLNRSKYMLVEFPSSHIPNYTDELFHELGIQKITPIIAHPERNQEIKENPSRLLELIEKGGLSQVTAHSILGGFGKTIQAFSMNLCKNHLAHFLASDAHNLTNRPCVLGQAYQTLRENLGNDVADLFQQNARCVLEDHSLLKEIPVWSRRKWFKFWG
- the nagZ gene encoding beta-N-acetylhexosaminidase, with protein sequence MKDIQTMTLREKIGQMLLCGFYGTEATHELEELIEEHQIGGVIYFARNVVHPLQVARLSNQLQQIAERSNHVPLWISIDQEGGMVARITEGVALMPGQMALAAGGSAALDAVYEAAFISGKELRALGININFAPVLDVNNNSDNPVIGVRSFGESPELVAEFGYQSVKGFQAANVVATAKHFPGHGDTNVDSHLDLPTVAHSLERIRSVELVPFVKAIESGVDAIMSSHIYFPALEPDKLPVTLSKTVLTGLLREELGFEGVIMTDCMEMNAISEHFGTVAAAVMAVEAGADLILISHSRDLQVAAIAAIERAVREGRLTEARIDASVARLFALKHLRGVLTPQPDAATVPVVGTAAHCAVAQRLSEASITLVKDEQKLLPLRREKTLAVTVAAAVSSDVDEAYAGPASLGAALADHGLDVIDCVIPLREVGERSKAVLEDAQQAEQIVIGTYNARFHPAQVELVHALKALGKPLVVVALRVPYDLLEMPDVSTFIAAYESRPLALQSTARYLLGQLTPQGRLPVSLYPHYQADWKWESHK
- a CDS encoding carbohydrate ABC transporter permease translates to MALYSNHTGKPAVKHLRNTIIFIVLLLFALATIFPIYFMIASSLGAPVESGAVSYSIFPSKITLASFKFFFDFSKYSYRWILNSLIVASTVMISNVLFASMAGYAFSKLRFKGRGMLFAVLLGSMMIPYQVTQVPLYILIVRVFNLQNTYSALIIPSIVTVYNIFLAKQFMSSIPTEILESSKIEGANQFQIYWRIILPLSKTVLAVMAILTFMDSWNTFFWPLLVTNTMDMETIQVGLKNFRFANTTFISPMMAGATISALPMFILFFSLQKYFLEGVTVGAVKG
- a CDS encoding GNAT family N-acetyltransferase produces the protein MNIATWGNQYVNQVIALWNEEAVKESYKELSAQSFEAIFLSNPYFDKENTFVLLERDQVIGFACGCTGDDLPLGDLAGYITCIVLSSDWRTDENYRMLLDVLEHRFQQKGKKQADILFFNPIKLPWYIPDTPNHEHNNAPGLPVDSPVYAFLLSQGYKERVQESGMYLNLAGFAIPDDNRAKEEKAVADGYKVELFDPGKHYGVDDMLSGLNNLLWQKEIAECTADGVPVVIAAHQGKAVGFAGPVIRQENGRGYFTGIGVHPDHEGHGLGSILFFKLCEAFEAIGTEYMSLYTGVSNPAIRIYEKAGFKTIKYFSVMRREFSS
- a CDS encoding DUF1343 domain-containing protein, with amino-acid sequence MIRNGIDCIDRHYDLFKGKRLGLITAPSGLNSDFVSTIQILHERFHLAAMFSAEHGVRGDQAAGALVDTYLDPMTNVPVYSLYRKDSKRLSQEMLDEVDMVVYDIQDVGVRYYTFIYTMLYALEDCAKAGKEFVVLDRINPLDGITVEGNILKSGFQSFVGNYPLCVRYGLTIGELAVMANEQMNWNCKLHVVRSDGWERRMLFPDTGRAWVMPSLGIPRFDTALLYPGTCLFEGTNISEGRGTTVPFEMVGAPFIQAEKLADEMNGKKLPGVVFRPVYFKPTFSKYQGEQCGGVQLHVLDSRAIRPLETGITLMYAIRRNYEQFAFLPPFKEGSRPFIDLLCGDTVYRDDHLDVLAMLEQFREESRAFTRIKQQYHLY
- a CDS encoding anhydro-N-acetylmuramic acid kinase, whose amino-acid sequence is MLRKLLERTSVTVAGIMSGTSLDGIDVALVRIDGCGIDAQVELLHFCSLPYEAEIREKLKQLCSIDQSDVARLCGMNFVIAERMAAAVAQTAADAKMPIEQIDLISSHGQTVWHIPEADAADPFLPKSTLQIGDLSVIAKRTGIPVVGDFRTADMAVGGQGAPLAPYGDFILFRHPDKGRILQNIGGIGNCTAIPATGQASASGEISGLIAFDTGPGNMVIDQVVYELTGSSLAYDEDGAFAARGQVHKDLLTDMLARPYFKQHPPKTTGRELFGKAYASSWLAAALRQGLSPEDIVATATAFTAHSIARAYQDFVFPHCNVSEVIISGGGAHNRTLIGMLRGLLPMQSILTSDEIGISCDAKEAILFALLGNDWLHGVPNNLPSATGASRPTVMGKLALP
- a CDS encoding BadF/BadG/BcrA/BcrD ATPase family protein, whose amino-acid sequence is MRYAAGLDGGGTKTAVKVIDELGSTVHTFASGAINYNGQDEASVRSSLQDIFDTIAKVCGGLTHCAQVCIGAAGVSNPTVVTRLESTIRACGYQGELLITGDQETALCGAHDSEYGMIVIAGTGSICYGKNKAGVSHRTGGYGHLIDDEGSGYSIGRDLLAAVVRAHDGRLPETAIERMVFEQLQMESIQQIIGFVYDKRTNKKDIAALAPILSDASALGDETALAIANKSTHSLFELVVPVVEKLSLQEGSLAMAGSVLLKNPFVRNAFADMLKKEYPGMNCITAKSDAASGAALMALNRMPREER